In Anopheles gambiae chromosome 2, idAnoGambNW_F1_1, whole genome shotgun sequence, a single window of DNA contains:
- the LOC1274802 gene encoding aldehyde dehydrogenase family 3 member B1 isoform X16, with the protein MSFSDIVQQLRTTFNSGKTRDVDFRLNQLKALLRCYEENTAEMANVLAADLRKHKQEAHLLEIEFILNDLRNTLYNLREWVKPEKPEKSLVNVMDGVYIYKDPYGVVLVIGAWNYPLQLTLVPVAAAIAAGNCVVIKPSEVAPASAKFIAETLPKYLSQDCYRVVTGGPKETSELLKEKFDYVFYTGSGRVGKIIHQACSENLTPCTLELGGKSPCYLDGTANIAIAARRILWGKFINAGQTCIAPDYILCSKQVQKQFLEEARKVLNEWYGANPKDSPDLCRIINQNHFQRLTSLLKGANVAIGGETDLQDRYISPTILIDVKSTDPVMQDEIFGPILPILNVDNAYDAIKFINSSAKPLCLYIFSKNVTDQRLMIENTSSGGVCVNDTLMHCAVEALPFGGVGPSGMGSYHGKYSFDTFVHKKSCLTKDFNPIGEKLAASRYPPYSESKLSFLSTLLKKRQGINLHFLPYLLMFGIGVASTLVVSTILKRRLQ; encoded by the exons ATGAGTTTTTCGGAC ATCGTTCAACAGCTGCGAACTACATTCAACAGTGGCAAAACGCGAGATGTCGATTTCAG GTTGAATCAGCTGAAGGCCCTGCTACGATGCTACGAAGAGAACACAGCCGAGATGGCGAACGTGCTAGCCGCGGATCTCCGCAAGCACAAGCAGGAAGCCCATCTGCTCGAGATTGAGTTCATCCTGAACGATCTGCGGAACACGCTGTACAACTTGCGCGAATGGGTGAAGCCGGAAAAGCCGGAGAAGAGCCTGGTTAACGTGATGGATGGCGTCTACATCTACAAGGACCCGTACGGTGTGGTGCTGGTGATCGGCGCGTGGAACTATCCGCTGCAGCTTACGCTGGTGCCAGTGGCAGCCGCCATTGCCGCAGGAAACTGTGTCGTAATTAAACCGAGCGAGGTAGCTCCGGCCTCGGCCAAATTCATCGCCGAAACACTGCCAAAGTACTTGTCTCAG GACTGCTACCGGGTGGTAACTGGTGGACCGAAGGAAACGAGCGAGCTGCTGAAGGAAAAGTTCGACTACGTGTTCTATACCGGTTCCGGACGCGTCGGCAAAATCATCCACCAGGCGTGCAGTGAAAACCTGACGCCCTGCACACTGGAGCTCGGCGGCAAAAGCCCTTGCTACTTGGACGGTACGGCCAATATCGCCATCGCCGCGCGGCGCATCTTGTGGGGCAAGTTTATAAACGCCGGCCAAACATGTATCGCTCCCGACTACATACTGTGCAGCAAGCAGGTGCAGAAGCAGTTCCTTGAGGAGGCCCGCAAAGTGCTGAACGAGTGGTATGGCGCGAATCCGAAGGACAGTCCCGATCTGTGCCGCATTATCAACCAGAATCATTTCCA gcGACTTACGTCTCTGCTCAAGGGTGCCAACGTGGCCATCGGAGGTGAAACGGATCTGCAGGACCGTTACATCTCGCCAACAATTCTGATCGACGTAAAGTCAACTGATCCCGTAATGCAGGATGAAATTTTTGGCCCCATTCTGCCGATTCTGAATGTCGACAATGCGTATGATGCCATCAAGTTCATCAACTCCAG TGCCAAGCCTCTATGCTTGTACATCTTCTCCAAAAACGTAACGGATCAGCGTCTGATGATCGAAAACACCTCCAGCGGAGGAGTTTGCGTAAACGATACTCTCATGCACTGTGCAG TTGAAGCACTACCCTTCGGTGGTGTTGGCCCTAGCGGTATGGGTTCTTACCATGGCAAGTACTCCTTCGACACGTTCGTCCACAAGAAGTCCTGCTTGACGAAAGATTTCAACCCGATTGGCGAAAAACTGGCTGC CTCCCGGTATCCACCATACTCCGAAAGTAAGCTGTCCTTCCTGAGTACCTTGCTGAAGAAGCGTCAGGGCATCAACTTGCACTTTTTGCCATATCTGCTGATGTTCGGCATTGGCGTGGCTTCTACGCTTGTAGTAAGCACCATCCTGAAG AGACGTTTGCAATAA
- the LOC1274802 gene encoding aldehyde dehydrogenase family 3 member B1 isoform X15, producing the protein MCFGGFEFTIAHYSSGFFEDRFGSCAVAMWRAGGSIVPDYINMSFSDIVQQLRTTFNSGKTRDVDFRLNQLKALLRCYEENTAEMANVLAADLRKHKQEAHLLEIEFILNDLRNTLYNLREWVKPEKPEKSLVNVMDGVYIYKDPYGVVLVIGAWNYPLQLTLVPVAAAIAAGNCVVIKPSEVAPASAKFIAETLPKYLSQDCYRVVTGGPKETSELLKEKFDYVFYTGSGRVGKIIHQACSENLTPCTLELGGKSPCYLDGTANIAIAARRILWGKFINAGQTCIAPDYILCSKQVQKQFLEEARKVLNEWYGANPKDSPDLCRIINQNHFQRLTSLLKGANVAIGGETDLQDRYISPTILIDVKSTDPVMQDEIFGPILPILNVDNAYDAIKFINSSAKPLCLYIFSKNVTDQRLMIENTSSGGVCVNDTLMHCAVEALPFGGVGPSGMGSYHGKYSFDTFVHKKSCLTKDFNPIGEKLAASRYPPYSESKLSFLSTLLKKRQGINLHFLPYLLMFGIGVASTLVVSTILKRRLQ; encoded by the exons atgtgtttcgGCGGGTTCGAATTCACGATCGCGCACTATTCCAGTGGCTTCTTCGAGGATCGGTTCGGCTCGTGCGCGGTCGCAATGTGGCGTGCTGGAG GATCCATCGTACCAGATTATATCAACATGAGTTTTTCGGAC ATCGTTCAACAGCTGCGAACTACATTCAACAGTGGCAAAACGCGAGATGTCGATTTCAG GTTGAATCAGCTGAAGGCCCTGCTACGATGCTACGAAGAGAACACAGCCGAGATGGCGAACGTGCTAGCCGCGGATCTCCGCAAGCACAAGCAGGAAGCCCATCTGCTCGAGATTGAGTTCATCCTGAACGATCTGCGGAACACGCTGTACAACTTGCGCGAATGGGTGAAGCCGGAAAAGCCGGAGAAGAGCCTGGTTAACGTGATGGATGGCGTCTACATCTACAAGGACCCGTACGGTGTGGTGCTGGTGATCGGCGCGTGGAACTATCCGCTGCAGCTTACGCTGGTGCCAGTGGCAGCCGCCATTGCCGCAGGAAACTGTGTCGTAATTAAACCGAGCGAGGTAGCTCCGGCCTCGGCCAAATTCATCGCCGAAACACTGCCAAAGTACTTGTCTCAG GACTGCTACCGGGTGGTAACTGGTGGACCGAAGGAAACGAGCGAGCTGCTGAAGGAAAAGTTCGACTACGTGTTCTATACCGGTTCCGGACGCGTCGGCAAAATCATCCACCAGGCGTGCAGTGAAAACCTGACGCCCTGCACACTGGAGCTCGGCGGCAAAAGCCCTTGCTACTTGGACGGTACGGCCAATATCGCCATCGCCGCGCGGCGCATCTTGTGGGGCAAGTTTATAAACGCCGGCCAAACATGTATCGCTCCCGACTACATACTGTGCAGCAAGCAGGTGCAGAAGCAGTTCCTTGAGGAGGCCCGCAAAGTGCTGAACGAGTGGTATGGCGCGAATCCGAAGGACAGTCCCGATCTGTGCCGCATTATCAACCAGAATCATTTCCA gcGACTTACGTCTCTGCTCAAGGGTGCCAACGTGGCCATCGGAGGTGAAACGGATCTGCAGGACCGTTACATCTCGCCAACAATTCTGATCGACGTAAAGTCAACTGATCCCGTAATGCAGGATGAAATTTTTGGCCCCATTCTGCCGATTCTGAATGTCGACAATGCGTATGATGCCATCAAGTTCATCAACTCCAG TGCCAAGCCTCTATGCTTGTACATCTTCTCCAAAAACGTAACGGATCAGCGTCTGATGATCGAAAACACCTCCAGCGGAGGAGTTTGCGTAAACGATACTCTCATGCACTGTGCAG TTGAAGCACTACCCTTCGGTGGTGTTGGCCCTAGCGGTATGGGTTCTTACCATGGCAAGTACTCCTTCGACACGTTCGTCCACAAGAAGTCCTGCTTGACGAAAGATTTCAACCCGATTGGCGAAAAACTGGCTGC CTCCCGGTATCCACCATACTCCGAAAGTAAGCTGTCCTTCCTGAGTACCTTGCTGAAGAAGCGTCAGGGCATCAACTTGCACTTTTTGCCATATCTGCTGATGTTCGGCATTGGCGTGGCTTCTACGCTTGTAGTAAGCACCATCCTGAAG AGACGTTTGCAATAA